The genomic stretch TGCTCTCGGGCGGCCGGTTCATCCGCGACAAGTCCGGTGCGCCCGAGATGCGCCCGGCCTCGGCTGCCTCGGACATGGTCTGGGGCATACTGGCCAAGGCCGCGTTCTGGATGTGGATCGGCCTGATCGTGTTCGGCTTCTACAAGTTCCACTGGTCGCAGCCGGTCGCGGCCATCATGGCCTCGCTGGCGGTCAATGCGCTGATCGCCATGCGCGGGCCGCAGCGCACCTGGCCCGGCCTGTCGATCCTGTTCTGCGCGGTCGGCCTGATGGCCGGGATCACCGTGCTGATCGGCTGACCCCCGCGGGTCAGCCGCGCGGCGGCAGGTGCAGCGCCACCACCTCGCCATCCTGGCCCGGCACCGGGGGGAAACGGTCGCGCACCGCCGGGTCGTGGCCGGGGATGACGCGGCTGTCGTCGCCACCCGCCAGCTTCTTTGCCGTGCGCCAGCCCGCCGCCATGGCACCCAGGTCGAAGATGATCGGGAAGGGGTTGCCCGACAGGGCATTGGCATAGAAGTGCATGGCGTCCGAGGCGATCACCACGGGCCCGCGCGCGGTCTGCACGCGCACCACCTGCAGCCCGTCGGAGTGGCCGCCGACGCGGTGCACGGACACACCCGGCGCGATCTCGGCATCGCCATCATGGAATTCCACGCGGTCGGCATAGAGCGCGCGGACCATCGCGACCACGTGCTCCGCTTCGAAGGGCATGCGGATCGCGTGGACGCACATGTGGCGGCCAACGGCGAAGTGCATCTCGCGTTCCTGCAGGTGGAAGCGCGCCGCGGGAAAGATGTTCAGGCTGCCGGCGTGGTCGTAATGCAGGTGGGTGATGATCACGTCCTGGACGCGCGTCGGGTCGGTGCCCATGGCGGTGAGGCAGTCCCCCACCGCGCGCGACAGTTTCCGCCCGCGCTTCGTGGCCAGTTCCGCATCGAAGCCGGTATCGACCACGATCTCCCGCCCCTCCGGCCCGCGCAGGAGCCAGACGTAATAGTCGAGCGGCATGGCCTCGTGCGGGTCGGACAGCGGCAGCAGATGGTTGGTCTGCGCCGTGCGGTCGTGCCGCCCGTAGCGGATGGCGTAGGCTTCCCAGGTCATGGCGCCTTGTTCCCCCCGAGTTCGGTGTGCGCGAGCTGCTCCGACAGCTTCGCCACCGCGGTGTGATCCGCGCCCGGCCCCAGCAGCGCCGCGGCCGAGGCCCACATCTCCCGGCACAGCGCGGCGAACGGCGTGGGTGTCGTGGTCTCGCGCCCGACCTCGAGCGCGATCGACAGGTCCTTCACCATCAGGTCGAGCCCGAAGCCCGCGTCGAAGCGGCGCGACAGGACGTACTCCTTGAACTTCTTTTGCGTCGAATTGTTCATGCCCGTGCTGGCGTTCAGCACATCGACCATCTTGGCCGGGTCGAGGCCGAAACGCTGGCCGATCAGCAGCGCCTCAATCCCGATCAGGTAGCCGCCGGCGCTGACGAGGTTGTTGAGCGCCTTCATCGCCTGCCCGGCACCGATCGGCCCACAGCGATGGATGGAGGTGCCCATGGCCTTCAGCACGGCATCAGCGCGGTCGAGATCCGCTTCCGCGCCGCCCGCCATGATCGCGAGCTGCCCGGTCTTGGCACGCGGCACGCCGCCCGAGACGGGGCAGTCGACCATCGCGACCCCGTGGCCGGCCAGCATCGACGCGATCTCGCGCGTGCGGCCAGGCTGGCCGGAGGTCATGTCGATCACCAGCGTGCCTTTGGTCAGCGCGGGCAGCATGGCCTCCACCGCCTCGCCCACCTGCTTGCTGGTGGGGACGATGGTGACGACGCTGTCGGCGCCGGCCGCAGCGTCCGCGGGAGTCGCGGCGGCCTTGGCCCCGGTCTCGGCCGCGAAGGCATCCGCGCGGCCGGGCACCACGTCGCAGACCGTCACCTCGAAGCCGGCCTTCACCAGGTTGGCCGCCATCGGCCAACCCATGTTGCCGATGCCGACGAAGCCGACGCGCTTGATCGGCGCTGACATCACTTCTTCCCCGGGATCGCGCCCTCGGCGATCAGCACCTCATGCGCCGCCTTGAAGGCATCGAGGCCGGCCGGGATGCCGCAATAGGCGGTGGCGTGCAGCAGCGTCGCCTTGATCTCGTCGACCGTGATGCCGTTGTTGAGCGCGCCCTTCACATGCAGCTTGACCTCCGGGATCTTGCCCAGCGCGGTCAGCATCGCGAGGTTCAGCAGCGAGCGCGTCTTGCGGTCCAGCGTCGGGTCGCCCCAGGCCCAGCCCCAGGCCCAGGCGGTGGTGGCGCGCTGGAACGACATCATGAACTCGTCGGCCTTCGCCATCGAAGAATCGACATACTCCGGGCCGAGCACCGCGCGGCGGATCGGAAGGCCCTTGTCGAACAGCGCCTGGTCGTCGGACATGTGTTTCGCTCCCCTCGGGAATGGATATGGCGCGCAGGCTTGCGCGGTCCCGCGGGGCGGTCAACCGGAGGCGCCGATGTTCTTCGAAGGCTTCACGCTGGAATTCCACGAGGCCGCGGGCAAGCGCTTCCGCCTGCGCCGCGGCGGCGATGGCCCGCCCCTGCTCCTGCTGCACGGCAACCCGCAGACACACGCCATGTGGCACAAAGTCGCACCCGTGCTGGCGCAGCACTTCAGCGTGGTGTGTCCGGACCTCACGGGCTACGGCTTCTCGCACAAGCCGGCGGTCAGTGAGGACCATGCGCCGTACGCCAAGCGCGCCATGGCGGCCGACCTGGCCGCGCTGATGGGCACGCTGGGGCACGAGCATTTCCAGGTGGTGGCGCATGACCGTGGCGCACGCGTGGCGCATCGCCTGGTACTGGACCACCCGGGGGCGGTGGAACGGCTCTGCACCATGGACATCATCCCGACGCTCGAGCATTTCGAACGCGCCGACATGGAATTCGGCATGGGCTATTGGCACTGGTTCTTCCTGGCGCAGCGCCACCCCGGGCCGGAGGCGATGATCCGCAACGACATCGAGACCTGGTTCGACTTCCACACCTCGCGCGAGCCGAAGCCGAAGGATTTCTTCCAACCCGAGGCACGCGCCGACTACCTGGCCGCGCTGCACGAACCGGGCACGATCGAGGCGATCTGCGAGGACTACCGCGCGGCCACGACCATCGACCTCGAGCACGACCGCGCCTCGCGCGATGCCGGCGTGAAGGTCACTTGCCCGCTGATGGCACTGTGGGGTGCCAAGGGCAGCCTGCCGAAATGGTACGACCCCGCGGCAATCTGGCGCAGCTATGCGGCGGGGCGTCTTGAGACGGGAGCGGTCGCTTCGGGCCACTACCTGGCGGAGGAAGCGCCCGACGACGTGCTTGCGCGCCTCGACGGCTTCCTGCGCCGGTAGGTCGCGCTCAGCCGCCGGCGCGGCGCTGCGTCGCGTTCCGTCTCACGCAAGAATCCCGGGCGCCTGCAGGTCCACAACCCAGGGCAGGTCCGTGTCGCCGGTGGCGCCGCCCGCGCGCGTCAGCAGCGCATGCACCTGGCCGCGATGATGCGTCTGGTGGTTGAAGACATGCCCTATGAGCACCCAGAGCGGCCGCGTGAGCTCCTGCCCGGCCGCCGCCGAGAACCAGGTGAGCGTGCCCGCCAGCCGCGCATCGTCGAGTCGCCCCGCCCAGTCGATGATGCGCGCGTCGGCCGCCACGCGCGCGGCCTTCAACGCGGCCCAGTCCTCGATCAGGCGCGCGCTGTCCTTGATACCGACCGAGGGCGGGTCCCAGCCGTCGAAGCGGCTCATCCAGATCGTGTCGCCCCAGACCAGGTGCGACAGCGTACCATGGATCGACCCCCAGAAAGCACCGCCATCCGCGCGCCGCGCGGCATCGCCCAACGTGTCGGCGGCGACATAGAGGCGCCGGTTCATCTCGGCATTGTAGGCCGCCATCATGCGGCACCAGGCGGGGCTGATCATGGGCGTGCCCTTCGTCGTCAGAGCGGCTTCCAGAAAAACACCGTGTCGCAGGGGCGGCGCTGCGCATCCAGTTCGAAGCCAGGGATGCGGCCGAGCCCCTGCCAGGCATCCGCGCGATACAGCGCCTCGGCCGCGCTGCCCACGCGCGTGTCGAGGCTCAGGATGGACCGCCCATGCCCGCGCGCGGCCTGTTCGGCCCGGCGCATCAGCGCACGACCGAGTCCCGCGCGCCGCGCGGCGGGATCCACCAGCAGCTTCTGGATGGCCGCGACATGCGGCTGGTTCGGCGCGGTGGCGAGGTCGAGCGTGACCGTGCCGGCCATCACGCCATCCCGCCAGGCCACCAGCAGCACGCGCGAGCCTGCCGCCACCGCCGCCGAGGTCTGCTTCCAGAAGGCGATGGCACGGTCGCGCGGCAGCGGCGGCAGGAATTCCAGCGAGGCATCCTCCGCCACGCAGGCCACCAGCAGGTCGGCGAGACGCCGCTCGGCGCTGGCGGCCGCGGCGGCGTCCAGTGCTTCGACCACCAGCCCCGTGGCAGGCTTTGCGTAGCGGAATTCGAGCGAGTTCGAGATGTCGTCCAGGATGCGGATCGACCCCTGCCGGACATAGCCGAGCTTCTCGTAGAAGCCATGCGCGCGGGTGAAGCGCGTGTCGGTCCACAGCACCAGGCGCTGCGCACCGGCGGCGCGCGCGTGGTCCTCGGCGGTGCGCAGCAGGTCGGCCGCGAGCCCGACGCCGCGCGCGGCGGCATCGACATACATGCGGCAGATCTCCCAGGCCGCGTCATCGTCGTTGAGCGGGCGGGTGCCGACCATGCCGATGACGCGCCCGCCCTGCTCCGCGGTCCAGAGAGCCCCGCCCTGCTCCCGGAAATAGGTCGCGAGCGCGCGGAGTTCCGGCACCTCGCCATCCACGTCGAGCACGCAGCCGGGGTATTCCGCCCAGCAGTCGCCGATCAGGGCGATGAAGCCCTCGGCGTCGTCGTCGCGCGCGGGGCGCAGCTCAGGCGCACCCATCCGGTTCAGACCTCCGATGCTCGGCGCCAGGGCGCCTGCGCCTTGCGGGTGATCGGCTGGGATCAAGTCAGCTCCCGGCAGAAGTCCTGGATGCGGGCGCAGGCCTCGCGAAGGCTCTCGGTGTCGGTCGCGTAGGAAATGCGCAGGTAGGGCGACATGCCATAGGCCGCGCCCTGCACCGCGGCGACGTACTTTTCCTCGAGCAGCGCCAGGGCGAAGTCGGTGTCGGTCTGGATGCGCTTGCCGCCCTTGGTGGTCTTGCCGAGGCAGCCGGCGATGTTCGGGAAGACGTAGAAGGCGCCCTCGGGCTTGTGGCAGGCGATGCCCGGGGCGGCGTTCAGCATGTCCACCACCAGGTCGCGGCGCTGCTTGTAGATGGCGGCACGCTCGGCAACGAGGTCCTGCGGGCCATCGAGTGCCGCGGCCGCGGCGGCCTGGCCGATGGTCGAAATGCCCGAGGTCGCCTGCCCCTGCATGTTCACCATCGCCTTGATCAGCGCCTTCGGCCCGCCGCAGAAGCCCACGCGCCAGCCGGTCATGGCGTAGGTCTTGGACGCGCCGTTGACCGTGAGGGTGCGGTCCTTCAGCTCGGGCGCGACCTCGGCGATCGTGCAGAATTCGAAGCCGTCATAGACAAGGTGCTCGTACATGTCGTCGGTCATGACCCAGACATGCGGGTGGCGCTTCAGCACCTCGGCGATCGCCTTCATCTCCTCACGCGAACAGGCGGCGCCGGTCGGATTGTTCGGGAAATTCAGCATCACCCACTTGGTCTTGGGCGTGATGGCCGCTTCCAGGTCCTCGGGGCGCAGCTTGAAGCCGTTGTTCTGCGGGCAGGAGACGGTGACCGGCACGCCACCGGCGACCTTCGTCATGTCGGCATAGGAGATCCAGTAGGGGGCGGGGATCACCACCTCGTCGCCCGGATCCACCGTCGCCATGAGGGCGTTGTAGATGCACTGCTTGCCGCCATTGGCGATCATGATCTCATCGAGCGCGTAGTCGATGTTGTTGTCGCGCTTGAACTTCCGCTGGACGGCTTCCTTCAGCTCCTTGGTGCCGTCCTGCGGCGGGTACTTGGTGTCGCCGGCCAGTGCCGCCTTGTGCGCCGCCTCGATCGCATGCGGCGGCGAGGCGAAATCGGGCTCGCCGGTGCCGAGGCTGATGACCTTGATGCCTTTCGCCGCGAGCTCGCGCGCCTTCATGGTCATCACGACCGAGGCGGAGAGGGAGACATCCTTCAGGCGTTCGGCAAGGGCGGGCATTGTCTGTTCCGTGTCGGTTGGTGCGTTTGGCGTTGGCGGCAACCTAGGCCGCGGGCGGCGCGCCGCCAAGGCGCGCGGGGCGTTCATAGAGCCAGTCCACGCCCTCCTCCCCCACCCTGGCGAAGCCGAGGCGTTCCCAGAAGCGGTGGGCGGGGCTGTCGCGCAGCACCTCGATGCGGATCGGCAGGTCGGGCGCGCCGGCCAGCGCGGCGGCGACCGCGGCGGCGCCGAGGCCCCGCCCCTGCGCGGCAGGTTCGACGTAGACGGAATGCAGCGCGATGTGGTCGGCCGCGTGCTCGATGCCGATGCACCCCACCCGCGCGCCGCCCTGTTCGATCACGCGCAGCGCGCCCGCGTCGAACACAGCACGCATGCGCGCCCGGCGCCGGCTCAGCAGGAAGCGGTCGAGGCGTTCGAGGTCCGCCCGCAGCACCCGCACCGAGAGGTCGAGCAGCGGCTCGAAATCCGCCTCGACCGCCGGGCGCAGGGACAGCATCACGTCATCGACGCGCAGAACTTCTGGATGCGCGTGCAGGCCTCGCGCAGCGCCTCGTCGGACGTCGCGTAGGAGATACGGAAATGCCCGGGGCTCAGGAACGCTGCGCCATGCACCGTGGCGACGCCGGCTTCCTCCAGCAGCGCGATGGTGAAGTCCTCATCGCTGTTGATGGTCTTGCCGCCGGCGGTGGTCTTGCCGATGCACCCATTCATGTCGGGGAACACGTAGAACGCGCCTTCGGGCTTGTGGCAGCGGATGCCAGGCGCCTGGTTCAGCATCTCGACCACCATGTTGCGGCGGCGCTCATACACGACGCGCATCGCCTCGATGCTCTCCTGCGGGCCGGTCAGCGCCTCGATGGCGGCGGCCTGGGAGATGCTGCTGGTGTTCGACGTGGACTGCCCCTGCAGCTTGTCCATCGCCTTGATCAGATGCACCGGCGCGCCCGCGAAGCCGATGCGCCAGCCGGTCATCGCGTACGCCTTGGAACAGCCGTTCATCGTCACCGTGCGATCGCGCAGGCGCGGTTCCACTTCGAGCACCGTGGCAGGCTTGAAGCCGTCATAGGCGAGCTTCTCGTAGATGTCGTCGGTGAACACCCACACGTCGGGGTGTCGCATCAGCACGTCGGTCAGCTGCTTCAGCTCGGCGGCGTTGTAGGCCGCGCCCGTCGGGTTGCAGGGGTTGTTCAGGATCAGCCACTTGGTCTTGGGCGTGATGGCGGCTTCCAGCTGCTCGCCGGTCATCTTGAAGCCCGCGTTCTGGCCGCATTGCACGATCACCGGCGTGCCCTCGGCCAGCTGCACGATGTCGGGATAGGACACCCAGCAGGGGGCGGGGATGATCGCTTCGTCGCCCGGGTTGATGGTGGCGACCAGCGCATCGAAGATCACCTGCTTGCCGCCGGTGGCGACCAGGATCTCCTCGGGCTTGTAGTCGAGGCCGCTGTCGCGCTTGAACTTGTCGCAGATGGCCTGGCGCAGCGCGACCGTGCCGGACACGTCGGTATACTTCGTCTCGCCACGCTCGATCGCCGCGATGGCGGCATCCTTGACGTTGCGCGGGGTGTCGAAATCGGGCTCGCCGGAGGACAGGCCGATCACGTCCTTCCCCGCGGCCTTGAGCGCGCGTGCCTTCGCCGTCATGGCGATGGTGAGCGACGGCGAGATGCGGTTCAGGCGGTCAGCGATCAGGTTCATGGCGGGCCCGGGACGTTACAGGGAAGGCGCCGGACCCTAATCCCGCGCCCCCCGGCCATCAACCCGCCGCGTCAGTTCAACCGCAGCGGGCGCAGCCCTTCATAGGTCCAGCCGTTCTCGACCAGGCAGGCGTTGCGGGCCTCGCGGCGCGGCTGGGCGTTCACGTCGACCCAGTCGAAGCGGGCCGGGACATAGCGTCCCGGGCGGTAGTCGCATTCCCGCGTGCCGTCGCGGCCGGTCCGGCAGCGGCGTTCGGGGGGCACCCAATAGCCGGCGGCGACCTGGGTCCAGACCATGGCCGGCGGCACCTGGCGCGTGGCCAGCGCGGTGCATTGCGCCTGCGCGGCGTCGGACTCGGCCTCGGTGGCGCCGGGGCGTTCCCAGCGTTCGGCGCAACCGGCAAGGAGCAGCAGCAGCAGGGCAAGGCATCGTGCGGGCATAGCCCATCATGCCATGCCCCAGCGGGCGAAGGCTCGTCGGAATCAGGCAGCGTTGCCCCACCCGCCCCGCAGGGTTTCCCACCATGTCACGACGGCCGATGCCAACGGGCTGGCCGGACACCAGCGCGGCCTTCGGCGGGCGCAGACTGCCCTTGCGGCCCGCGGGCGGGGCGGTCCGTGCCGCATCGCGCGCCCGCGCCCGGTGCCGAAGCGGCGGCGCCTACCGTCGCGCGCGCGCGGAGCCCGGCACGGGGTTGTCGCCCGCCGCGGCGGCCGTGGCGCGCACCACCGGGTGCTCGCGCACCAGTTGCTCGCCGTACTGCACCAGCGCATCCACGTCGGCATCGGGAATGGTAAGCCCGGTCGGGATGGCCCCGAGCCGCGCGCGCCAGGTCGGGTCGTCGATGGCCGACAGCGCCACATGCACCACCTGCCCCTGCACGTCGGCGCAGGGGCGCCCGTTCACCACGCGGCCCTCGGCGCAGCGGATGCGGCGGAATTCCTGCACCAGATGCGCCACCTGGTCGGTGGTCACAGCCAGGGTCTCGAAGTTGTAGGCGTCGATCTGCGTGCCGCTGACGGCGCCGAAGATCTGGCCGAGACCGCTGACCACCCGCTGCCGGCCGAGGCTGCGGTCGGGTGCCGATTCGCCATCGACACTCAGCACCAGGATGCGCCGTGTGCGCCGCGCCGCCTCGCGATACAGGTTGGAGCCGGAATCGAGGCCGATGAAGACGTTCAGCAGCCCGCGCAGCGCCAAATTGTCGGCGATGCCGCCATCCATCAGGTGTACGAAGCGGGTCTGGCGCGGGTCCTCGTAGACGTTGATGACGCGCGCGAGTTCGGCCCGGCGCGAGGTCAGGCTGGCCGGCGCGGCGGCCGATGCCGGCGGCGCATTGGGCGGTCGCGCGCCGCGGCAGCGCTCGGCGTAGCTCTCGATCGTGATGGGGCTGAACAGTACGGGGAAGCCGTTGCTCGCCGCCACCGCGCGCGCGATCGGGAAGCTGTCGAGGTGCGAGCACAGCGCACCGAAGCTGCCGCCCAGGAAGGGAAACGAGACCTCGTTGGTGATGTCGGTCGCATTGACCGAGACGATGGGCGGCCCGCGCCGGCGAAGGTCGGCGAAGGTGGCGCCGCGGAACATCAGCCGGTCGTAGACCTGCGCCATGTAGTCGTTGGTGCCGACCAGCGGGTTCGCCAGCCAGTCCCAGTTCCAGGGGAACAGGTAGATGCCGTAGATGAAGGCGTTGATGTCGCGCTTCAGGAAGTCCTGGTCGAAGGTCTCGAAGTGGCGCTCCCGGTACAGGCCGTAATGCGCCGCGGGAAAGCTGCCGCCCGACACGCCCGAGATGTAGTCGACGTCGTCCAGCATCGTCCAGCCGGCGGCACCGGGAGGGCGCACCGGGATGGCGCGCAGCCCGCGCAGCGCGCCATGCGCGAAGGCCGCCGATCGCTTGCCACCGCCCGAGAAGGCCACGAAAATCAGCAGGTCGCTGCGCGCTGCCGGCCAGTCCGCGCTGCCGTCCGCCATGGCCTGTGCATAGTCGCCCACGCCGTAGTTCGCGGCGAAGTCAGGCTGCCCGGCCGCCGTCATGGGCAGCGGTTCGTTCATCCGGACATCGAGGCTACAGGCGCCCAGCGCCAGGCCGACGATGGCGGCCAGGACGCGCGGGGCCCTCATGGTTGCAGCGCCACCACGGCACCGCCCTGCGCGACGCCAAGCCCGATCCCCTGCCCCGACCCGCGCACGACCATCAGCACCAGGTTGTCGTTGCCCAGCCGCAGCGCGGCATCGAGGTCGGAGGCGGCATTGCCCACGTCGCGATAGGTGCCTGCGAAATCGTTGGTGCGCTGCAGGCCATAGACCTGCGCGGTGACGGTCATGCGCGCGGGCATCGCGCCCTGTGTCGCAAGGCCGGTCACGGTGAAGCGGAAGCGCTGCCCGTTGGTGTCGAGCACGCCTGTGGCCGTGCCGCGCCCGCGCGTCAGCGTGATACGCGCCGTCCCGTCCACCGGCGTGCCGGGCGAGAGGGCGAAAAGGGACGGCGGCGGCACCGCATCGGCCGGCGGTGGCCCCTGCGGCAGGTCGGCCGCACAGCCGGCGACCACCAGCGCAAGGGCGGACAGGACGGCCGTCCGGCCGTGATGGAGAAGATGGCGCACGATGTCCCCCGAGGATGGTCGCGGCGGATGGCCATGCCGGCGCCGCCGTGCCGCAGCATGGCCATGCCCGCGGGCGAATGCCAGCATCGCCGTGCACGGGCAGCTCAGTGTGGTGCGCCACCGCGCGGACGCAGCAGCAACGCGGCCAGGCCCAGCACCGCCCCCACCCCCAGCACCACCACGGCGCCGAGCGCATTCACCTCCGGCGTCAACCCCAGCCGCAGCATCGAGAACAGCGCCATCGGCAGCGTTGTTCCCGCCGGCCCCGAGACGAAGGATGCGATGACCACATCATCGAGCGAGAGGGTGAAGGCCAGCAGCCACCCCGCCGCCAGCGCGGGCGCGACCAGCGGCAGGGTGACGGTGCGGAAGGCCACGAGCGGCGTCGCCCCCAGGTCCATCGCGGCCTCATCGAGGCTGCGGTCGGCCTCCGCCAGGCGCGCCTGCACCACCACGGCCACGAAGGCCGCGCCCAGCGTGGCATGCGCCAGCAGCACGGTGGTGGCCCCGCGCCCCGCCGGCCAGCCGGTCAGCCCTTCCAGTGCCACGAACAGCAGCAGCAGCGACAGGCCGGTCACGACCTCGGGCAGCACCAGCGGCGCGCCGATCAGCGCGCCGAAGGCCGCGCGACCGCGAAAAGGGCCGAAGCGCGCCAGCGCCCAGCCCGCCGCCCCGCCCAGCAGCACCGCGAGCGTGGCCGCCCCCGCCGCGACGCGCAGCGAGAGCAGCGCCGCCTCCACCAGGCGTTCATTGCGCGCCAGGGCTTCGAACCAGCGCAGCGAGAAGCCGCCCCATTGGAACGGGATTCGGTCGGCGCTGAAGGCGTAGACGACCAGCAGCACGATCGGCAGCCACAGGAAGGCGAAGCCCGCCGCCATCGCCGCGCGCAGGAACAGGCCGGGCTTCATGGCCGCGCCTCGATGCGCTGGAACAGCCGGATGGGGGCCAGCAGCAGCACCAGCAGCGCCACCGCCAGCGCCGCCGCCACCGGCCAGTCGCGGTTCTGGAAGAATTCCTGCCACAGCACCCGGCCCACGAGTTGCGCCTCCGGCGGGCCGAGCAATTCCGGGATCACGTATTCGCCCGCGGCCGGGATAAACACCAGCAGGAAGGCCGCGACGGCGGCGGGTGCGGTGGCTGGCAGCGTCACGGTCAGGAACACGGTGGCCGGTCGCGCGCCGAGGTCCGCCGCCGCTTCCTCAAGGGTCGGGTCGAGCCGCAGCAGTGCCGCGAACAGCGGCAGCACTGCGAATGGCAGATAGGCGTGAACCATGCCCGCCAGCATCGCCCCCTCGGTATACAGCAGCGGCAGCGGCGCCTCGATCAGGCCCGCGCCGCGCAGCACGCCGTTGATCCAGCCCTCGTCGCGCAGCAGCCCGATCCAGGCACCGATGCGCAGCAGGAATCCGGTCCAGAAGGGCAGCATCAGCGCGGCCAGCAGCAGCAGGCGCCGCCGCGGCGCGGCGCGCGCGATGCCGATCGCCATGGGATACGCGATGGCCAGGCACAGCAGCGCCGTGACGGCAGCGACGCGCAGCGCCGCGAGCAGCGCATCGAGGTAGTAGGCATCCTCGACCAGCGTCGCGAAACCGGCGCCCGAAAGCGCGAGGCGGAATGGCGGCAGGCCGGGATCGGCCTCGGCCAACGCAATCGCGACCAGGATGCCGGCGGGTGCCGCCACGAACAGCAGCAGCCAGGCCCAGGCCGGGGCGAGCAGTAGCGCGCGCCTCACGCCGGCAGCGCCACGACGGATGCAGCGTCCCAGGCCAGCGTCACGGAGGCCCCCCGGTCCGGCGGCGTGCCGTCCTCCTCGGCATGCGCGACACGCAGGGCGGCGCCGCCGGACAGGCGCACCACCAGCAGGGACTCATCGCCGCGAAAGGCGACGTCCTCGACCACGCCGGTGGCGGTGTTGGGGCCCTGCGCGCCCGGGGCGATCACGATGCGCTCGGGCCGCAGCGCGACCGCGACCGTGCAGGGCGGTATCTCACCAGCGAAGGTCGCGCCGGCCTCGGCGCTGTCGAAGCGGCCCTCCGTCGCGCGGCCTTCCAGCACATTCGCTGCGCCGAGGAAGCGCGCGACGAAGCGCGAGGCGGGGCGTTCGTAGATGGCGCGCGGCGGGCCGACCTGCGCGACACGCCCGGCCTGCAGCACGGCGACGCGGTCGGCGAGTGCGAGCGCCTCCTCCTGGTCATGCGTGACCATGACGAAGGCGGCACCGGTCTCGCGCTGGAGGGCGCGCAGTTCGAAGCCGGTGCGCTCGCGCAGTCCGGCGTCGAGCGCGCCGAGCGGTTCATCGAGCAGCAGCAGGCGCGGGCGCATCACCAGCGATCGCGCGAGTGCGACGCGCTGCTTCTGCCCGCCCGAGAGCTGGTGCGGCCGCCGTGCGCCGAGCCCGTCCAGCCCCACCATGGCCAGCGCCGCGGCGACGCGCCGGGCGATCTCGTCCTTCGCGGTGCGTGCGCGGCGCAGGCCGTAGGCCACGTTGTCCGCCACACTCATGTGCGGGAACAGCGCATAGGACTGGAACATCATGTTGACCGGCCGCGCCCAGGGCGGCGTGCCCAGCAGGTCCCGTCCGTCCAGCAGCAGGCGCCCCGAATCCGGTGCCTCGAAGCCGGCGA from Roseomonas fluvialis encodes the following:
- a CDS encoding ABC transporter ATP-binding protein → MLRAEALTKRFGAALALDALDLEIAPGEFFALLGGSGSGKSTLLRIIAGFEAPDSGRLLLDGRDLLGTPPWARPVNMMFQSYALFPHMSVADNVAYGLRRARTAKDEIARRVAAALAMVGLDGLGARRPHQLSGGQKQRVALARSLVMRPRLLLLDEPLGALDAGLRERTGFELRALQRETGAAFVMVTHDQEEALALADRVAVLQAGRVAQVGPPRAIYERPASRFVARFLGAANVLEGRATEGRFDSAEAGATFAGEIPPCTVAVALRPERIVIAPGAQGPNTATGVVEDVAFRGDESLLVVRLSGGAALRVAHAEEDGTPPDRGASVTLAWDAASVVALPA
- a CDS encoding patatin-like phospholipase family protein, whose translation is MRAPRVLAAIVGLALGACSLDVRMNEPLPMTAAGQPDFAANYGVGDYAQAMADGSADWPAARSDLLIFVAFSGGGKRSAAFAHGALRGLRAIPVRPPGAAGWTMLDDVDYISGVSGGSFPAAHYGLYRERHFETFDQDFLKRDINAFIYGIYLFPWNWDWLANPLVGTNDYMAQVYDRLMFRGATFADLRRRGPPIVSVNATDITNEVSFPFLGGSFGALCSHLDSFPIARAVAASNGFPVLFSPITIESYAERCRGARPPNAPPASAAAPASLTSRRAELARVINVYEDPRQTRFVHLMDGGIADNLALRGLLNVFIGLDSGSNLYREAARRTRRILVLSVDGESAPDRSLGRQRVVSGLGQIFGAVSGTQIDAYNFETLAVTTDQVAHLVQEFRRIRCAEGRVVNGRPCADVQGQVVHVALSAIDDPTWRARLGAIPTGLTIPDADVDALVQYGEQLVREHPVVRATAAAAGDNPVPGSARARR
- a CDS encoding ABC transporter permease, with translation MRRALLLAPAWAWLLLFVAAPAGILVAIALAEADPGLPPFRLALSGAGFATLVEDAYYLDALLAALRVAAVTALLCLAIAYPMAIGIARAAPRRRLLLLAALMLPFWTGFLLRIGAWIGLLRDEGWINGVLRGAGLIEAPLPLLYTEGAMLAGMVHAYLPFAVLPLFAALLRLDPTLEEAAADLGARPATVFLTVTLPATAPAAVAAFLLVFIPAAGEYVIPELLGPPEAQLVGRVLWQEFFQNRDWPVAAALAVALLVLLLAPIRLFQRIEARP
- a CDS encoding pyridoxal phosphate-dependent aminotransferase, producing MNLIADRLNRISPSLTIAMTAKARALKAAGKDVIGLSSGEPDFDTPRNVKDAAIAAIERGETKYTDVSGTVALRQAICDKFKRDSGLDYKPEEILVATGGKQVIFDALVATINPGDEAIIPAPCWVSYPDIVQLAEGTPVIVQCGQNAGFKMTGEQLEAAITPKTKWLILNNPCNPTGAAYNAAELKQLTDVLMRHPDVWVFTDDIYEKLAYDGFKPATVLEVEPRLRDRTVTMNGCSKAYAMTGWRIGFAGAPVHLIKAMDKLQGQSTSNTSSISQAAAIEALTGPQESIEAMRVVYERRRNMVVEMLNQAPGIRCHKPEGAFYVFPDMNGCIGKTTAGGKTINSDEDFTIALLEEAGVATVHGAAFLSPGHFRISYATSDEALREACTRIQKFCASMT
- a CDS encoding ABC transporter permease subunit; translated protein: MKPGLFLRAAMAAGFAFLWLPIVLLVVYAFSADRIPFQWGGFSLRWFEALARNERLVEAALLSLRVAAGAATLAVLLGGAAGWALARFGPFRGRAAFGALIGAPLVLPEVVTGLSLLLLFVALEGLTGWPAGRGATTVLLAHATLGAAFVAVVVQARLAEADRSLDEAAMDLGATPLVAFRTVTLPLVAPALAAGWLLAFTLSLDDVVIASFVSGPAGTTLPMALFSMLRLGLTPEVNALGAVVVLGVGAVLGLAALLLRPRGGAPH